A single window of Malus sylvestris chromosome 5, drMalSylv7.2, whole genome shotgun sequence DNA harbors:
- the LOC126621547 gene encoding exocyst complex component EXO84B-like, with translation MESSSTSSRFRFRDLPEMENSTQSDTASDLSSVSSDGEDDESDLQSMTGKGIKHLCSELLELKAASGEEFHKHIFSNYSAFVRIFEEVGLVENELKQLKNHVVTQKRLVSELADGIYLKVLSKETIDLVFEEPEFSEFSEPVTITNLGDHANDVLATLDTLLSENRIDEALTIFELEDENFQRLQFEEGRPLDELRLFSTEISERKALVTMQLTMVAENPRIAAPELQKALVGLCRLGDSHLATQLLIKYYRSRIASGTLNLQASKSFLNRVYIRELSKFVFSMISQAARSFVMLYGETSSYASELIQWARRETKLFGACFDRYVKSISEISGGLSTAVEAVQFAMSFCSLLESQRLVLRPYLINYIRPCIEEVLRKHLDHFKKVVDIFTATDAWVLGRYLVSGIMNEGCSSMVVGQQPEYCLLTNSGRKFVTLLQSITLDVTPLVSLQIEGLIVSGLMNLFKKYVDILAIAINCQVTVKEKSNPRIYLAESVQQQVSILANLSSLEQLFSNMVRSIFKGVSDINSELMKTLPDSYQAKELDSCISLIQEASSRLRDLYCEQFICKIMSLRNSDNLTPENCIDDQGESCVFQGLMPSLAFQVLFLELRKLEKLSEDNVFEIDWLMELLRELIEAVFAWIPNNIEIWDTDSENMMEEHPFNSKQFVLDVQFLVEISAYGGYFSNNPLFLINLMKSALLSAGLDPKRDVSEDVWAIDSAAEAIQKLLEIENSQSRVDQEPLSELESGEEEPCKFATESFQDDRSSSEEDAVVTDDSEGVSNAELEPLNAEEPCMEKFKISTDSVQDDACSSNESLVATYGSEGALNAESEPLDTEPSADQSKNPAKSFADNVISSLEDYAESEEDEMATYDPGCMEKSENASESFQEDVTSSLDDSVEPEVAINAETESFAEPRTVESQRVTESFEDDALSPSEDDVVAMDKAEAASSAETTPLIKEPCPQTKVFEKASDNAVDTLQIIEETNEPSA, from the exons AATATTTGAAGAAGTAGGGCTTGTGGAAAATGAGTTGAAGCAACTGAAGAACCATGTAGTGACCCAAAAGAGGCTTGTAAGTGAACTTGCAGATGGCATATATTTGAAGGTTTTATCAAAGGAGACTATAGACTTGGTTTTTGAAGAACCCGAATTTTCGGAATTTTCAGAACCAGTTACCATCACCAACTTAGGGGATCATGCAAATGATGTTTTAGCAACCTTGGACACTCTCTTGTCTGAAAACAGAATCGATGAAGCATTGACCATCTTCGAATTAGAGGACGAGAATTTCCAGAGGTTGCAGTTTGAGGAGGGTCGCCCGTTGGATGAGCTGAGGTTATTTAGTACTGAAATTTCCGAGAGGAAGGCTTTGGTTACAATGCAGTTGACAATGGTGGCTGAAAATCCAAGAATAGCTGCGCCGGAACTTCAGAAAGCGCTGGTGGGGCTCTGCAGACTAGGTGACAGCCATCTCGCAACACAATTGTTGATCAAGTATTACCGTTCGCGCATTGCGTCTGGGACACTAAATTTGCAGGCTTCGAAATCGTTTTTGAATAGGGTTTATATCAGGGAGCTTTCAAAGTTTGTGTTCTCTATGATTTCTCAAGCAGCAAGAAGTTTTGTGATGTTATATGGGGAGACTTCTTCTTATGCATCAGAACTTATCCAGTGGGCTCGTAGAGAAACAAAATTGTTTGGTGCTTGTTTCGACAGGTATGTGAAATCCATATCAGAAATAAGTGGTGGATTGTCCACAGCAGTAGAAGCTGTGCAGTTTGCAATGTCTTTTTGCTCTTTGTTGGAAAGTCAGAGATTAGTGTTGCGGCCGTACTTGATCAACTACATTCGCCCTTGTATCGAAGAGGTTCTGCGTAAACACCTAGACCATTTTAAGAAAGTCGTCGATATCTTTACAGCAACTGATGCTTGGGTTTTGGGAAGATATCTTGTATCTGGAATCATGAATGAAGGGTGCTCTTCCATGGTTGTTGGCCAACAACCAGAATATTGCTTGCTCACAAACAGCGGCAGGAAGTTTGTAACGCTGCTGCAG TCTATCACTTTAGATGTCACCCCATTAGTTTCCCTTCAAATCGAAGGATTAATCGTTAGCGGACTTATGAATCTCTTTAAAAAGTATGTAGACATCCTTGCGATAGCCATCAACTGTCAGGtgactgttaaagaaaaaaGTAATCCAAGAATATACTTGGCCGAGTCAGTGCAGCAACAGGTTTCAATACTAGCCAATCTGTCATCGCTCGAGCAACTCTTCTCCAACATGGTTAGAAGTATCTTCAAGGGTGTCAGTGACATCAACTCTGAGTTAATGAAAACCCTTCCAGACAGTTATCAAGCGAAGGAACTTGATAGTTGTATCTCATTGATTCAGGAGGCTTCTAGTCGTCTCAGAGATCTTTATTGTGAGcaatttatatgtaaaattatgTCCCTAAGAAATAGTGACAACCTTACTCCCGAAAATTGCATTGACGACCAGGGTGAGTCTTGCGTGTTCCAGGGATTGATGCCCTCTCTTGCTTTTCAG GTACTGTTTTTAGAACTTCGGAAACTGGAAAAGCTTTCTGAAGACAATGTCTTTGAAATTGATTGGTTAATGGAGCTACTAAGGGAGCTCATAGAGGCCGTATTTGCTTGGATTCCAAACAACATAGAGATCTGGGATACCGATAGCGAGAATATGATGGAAGAGCATCCTTTCAACTCGAAGCAG TTTGTTTTGGACGTGCAATTTCTGGTGGAAATCTCAGCGTATGGAGGATACTTCTCCAACAACCCTTTGTTTCTCATAAATCTCATGAAATCGGCCTTGCTTTCAGCTGGACTAGATCCAAAAAG AGATGTCAGCGAGGATGTATGGGCTATAGACTCTGCTGCCGAAGCAATCCAAAAGCTGCTGGAGATTGAGAATTCACAGTCACGTGTGGACCAAGAGCCTCTCTCTGAACTAGAATCAGGGGAGGAGGAACCATGCAAGTTCGCCACTGAATCTTTCCAGGATGATCGTAGTTCTTCAGAGGAGGATGCAGTAGTCACAGATGATTCAGAAGGCGTCTCCAATGCAGAATTGGAACCATTGAATGCAGAAGAACCATGCATGGAGAAGTTCAAGATTTCCACCGACTCTGTTCAGGATGATGCTTGTTCTTCAAATGAGAGTTTAGTAGCCACATATGGTTCGGAAGGTGCGCTTAATGCTGAATCAGAACCATTGGATACAGAACCATCTGCGGACCAATCCAAGAATCCGGCTAAGTCTTTTGCGGACAATGTTATAAGCTCTTTAGAAGATTATGCAGAGTCAGAGGAGGACGAAATGGCCACATATGATCCTGGATGCATGGAGAAGTCCGAAAATGCATCTGAATCTTTTCAGGAAGATGTTACAAGTTCTTTGGATGATTCTGTGGAACCGGAAGTTGCCATTAATGCTGAAACAGAATCGTTTGCTGAACCACGCACTGTTGAATCACAGCGCGTAACTGAGTCTTTCGAGGATGATGCTTTAAGTCCTTCAGAGGATGATGTGGTAGCCATGGACAAAGCTGAAGCTGCCTCTAGCGCAGAAACAACACCATTGATTAAAGAACCATGTCCTCAAACTAAGGTCTTCGAAAAAGCGTCTGACAATGCAGTTGATACGTTACAGATCATTGAAGAAACTAATGAACCATCTGCATAG